One Eubacteriales bacterium mix99 genomic window carries:
- a CDS encoding terminase large subunit, which translates to MRLFLCHEGSDFPLAVRKLKKYKVTRFMEKTSHYDENLADYACLFIEQLCHTKGTWAGKPFELIDWQEQIVRDLFGVIKENGYRQFNTAYVEIPKKQGKSELAAAIALLLTCGDNEERAEVYGCAADRNQAKIVFDVAVDMVRFCPALSKRVKILESQKRLEYLPTHSFYQVLSADVANKHGFNTHGIIFDELHTQPNRKLFDVMTKGSGDARMQPLFFLITTAGNDTHSICYEQHEKALDIMNGRKHDPTFYPVIFGADESEDWTDPKVWKKANPSLGITVGIDKVKAACESAKQNPGEENAFRQLRLNQWVKQSVRWMPMDKWDACDFPVNEDDLEGRVCYGGLDLSSTTDITAFVLVFPPQDDGGRYAILPYFWVPEDTLDLRVRRDHVPYDLWEKQGVIQTTEGNVIHYGYIEKFIERLGERFNIREIAFDRWGAVQMVQNLEGMGFTVVPFGQGFKDMSPPTKELMKLVLEKRIAHGGHPVLRWMMDNIYIRTDPAGNIKADKEKSTEKIDGAIATIMALDRAIRMGNDNAESVYDSRGILFI; encoded by the coding sequence ATGCGGTTATTTTTATGCCATGAAGGGAGTGATTTTCCATTGGCAGTACGGAAACTGAAGAAATACAAGGTCACACGGTTCATGGAGAAGACCTCCCACTACGACGAGAACCTCGCCGACTACGCCTGCCTGTTCATCGAGCAGCTCTGCCATACCAAAGGCACCTGGGCCGGGAAGCCCTTCGAGCTCATCGACTGGCAGGAGCAGATCGTCCGCGACCTGTTCGGCGTGATCAAGGAGAACGGCTACCGGCAGTTCAACACCGCCTACGTGGAGATACCCAAGAAACAGGGCAAGTCGGAGCTTGCCGCGGCGATCGCGCTGCTCCTGACCTGCGGGGACAATGAAGAGCGCGCCGAGGTGTATGGCTGCGCCGCCGACCGGAACCAGGCCAAGATCGTGTTCGACGTCGCGGTCGACATGGTCCGCTTCTGCCCCGCTCTTTCAAAGCGCGTGAAGATCCTCGAATCGCAGAAGCGGCTCGAATACCTGCCGACGCACAGCTTCTACCAGGTGCTGTCCGCGGATGTCGCGAACAAGCACGGGTTCAACACGCACGGCATCATCTTCGACGAGCTTCACACGCAGCCGAACCGCAAGCTCTTCGACGTCATGACCAAAGGATCCGGCGACGCGAGGATGCAGCCCTTGTTCTTCCTCATCACCACCGCCGGGAACGACACGCACTCCATCTGCTACGAGCAGCATGAGAAGGCACTCGACATCATGAACGGCAGGAAGCACGATCCGACCTTCTACCCGGTCATCTTCGGAGCGGACGAGTCCGAGGACTGGACGGACCCGAAGGTCTGGAAGAAAGCGAACCCGAGCCTCGGCATCACGGTCGGCATCGACAAGGTCAAGGCGGCCTGCGAGAGCGCGAAGCAGAACCCCGGCGAGGAGAACGCCTTCCGGCAGCTCCGCCTCAACCAGTGGGTGAAGCAGTCCGTCCGCTGGATGCCGATGGACAAATGGGACGCCTGCGACTTCCCGGTGAACGAGGACGACCTCGAGGGCCGCGTCTGCTACGGCGGGCTCGACCTTTCCAGCACGACCGACATCACCGCCTTCGTCCTCGTGTTCCCGCCGCAGGACGATGGCGGCAGGTATGCGATCCTCCCGTACTTCTGGGTGCCCGAGGACACGCTCGACCTCCGGGTCCGCCGCGACCACGTCCCCTACGACCTCTGGGAGAAACAGGGCGTCATCCAGACCACGGAGGGGAACGTCATCCACTACGGCTATATCGAGAAGTTCATCGAACGCCTCGGCGAGCGGTTCAACATCCGCGAGATCGCCTTCGACCGATGGGGAGCCGTCCAGATGGTGCAGAACCTCGAAGGCATGGGCTTCACCGTCGTCCCGTTCGGACAGGGCTTCAAGGACATGAGCCCTCCCACCAAGGAGCTCATGAAGCTCGTCCTCGAGAAGCGCATCGCGCACGGCGGGCATCCGGTCCTCCGCTGGATGATGGACAACATCTACATTCGCACCGACCCCGCCGGGAACATCAAGGCCGACAAGGAGAAATCCACGGAGAAGATCGACGGCGCGATCGCCACCATCATGGCCCTCGACCGCGCGATCCGCATGGGAAACGACAATGCCGAGTCCGTCTATGACAGCCGCGGCATTCTTTTTATCTGA